The genomic region AGGCTGTAACATGctaaaaaaaaatcattcaaatcggacaactggttaaggaaattcgaggcatcaaacatgttccatttttaaggtgttcctctAATTTGGCCGGTGTGTGTATATCCAGCAATGTGAAACAATAAACGATAGACTTATAAAAGTAACATTAGAAGCAAAACCAGAAGATTTCCATGTCATTCGggtatatatagggtgaggcagataaagggcctattagaaatatctcgagaactaaagtaaagaaaattatgaaaattggaatataggggttttgaggtgtgaactatttaatgaaaatattttggtctctttgctacttccggttataccggaagtttattgtaacttcgtttttttaaatgagatatatatttttacgtttttggattctcctcgatttcttctttcttaaaatataaggttttgtaatattatacaggatagattaaaagataattacgtttttttattaatttcgtagcaaaattcacaccctgtagaataattgtagtagttttacatcaaaatccctttatatgttcaaataatttttaatatggtctactattgttaccaattattagtatagctaaattttgaattttagtatacagggtgggtcgaaactcggaatgtgtattttctgaggtttcttaaatggaacacactatatcttagtattgtaatgaaatggtattttatggtactttccaatttcttaagcattccctatacccaactgctttaatctgtgcttaattgttaatctcaccaacaatcttaactacgtagatattttgatagctcaaccattattgtcaattttaagtatcagtctcgattagtatgtatttatttccgaaaaattatttgtgattgaatatttttacggccaacataataaaatttcaggtattttgtgttgcaattaatgtttggcttgaatcaccaataactcacaaaatgaagcagttaggtatagggattgcttaagaaaataaaaaattatcctaaaataacatttcattacaatactaaaatacagggtgttccatttaagaaaactcagaaaatactcattctgagtttcgaccaaccctgtatgcaaaaaaggaaaaatttaactataccaataattcttaacatagtagactatattaaaaatcatttgaacataaacagagtttattatgtcaaactactacaattctacagggtgtgaattttgctacgaaattaataaaaaaatgtaattatcttttaacctaccctgcataatattacaaaaacttatattttaagaaagaagaaatcaaggagaatccgaaaatgtaaaaatatacagggtgtcccatttaaaaaaacgaagttacaaccaacttccggtataaccggaagtagcaaagagaccaaaatattttcattaaatagttcacacctcaaaacccctgtattccgattttcataattttcttaccttgagttctcgagatatttctaataggccctttatctgcctcaccctgtatacacacaATAGATGATCCAGATGAAGACATTTACAACAAgatataaaacattttgaaggAAATCCCACAAAAGGAGCCAGTATATATTATTGGAGACGTCAACACCAAGGTAGGAAATACTGAAAATGAACCACAGAAAGATATTGTCGGGTCATTTGGATTGGAAATTAGACACAACAGGGGTGAACGTCTTCTACAGTCTGCCATCAGTGAAAACAATCTAGTGCTAACAAATACACTTAAATATAAATACAACCCAAAAAGGCTATCAACGTAAACTAGTTCAAATAAAGAACACAAAAATCGAATCTACTACATACTCTGGATAGCATACTATGGATATATCATAAGCTGTTAAAAATTAACTGCGACAGAACCGCACcagctaaattaattaaaatatagaAAGACCGAAAAACAACAAGGAATAGTAAGCTCAGGTCAGTAAATGCCATTGCTACATACGCAGCTGAAACATATATGTGACTCTCAAAAAAATCGATGATTgaagcctttgaaatgtgggtctacagAAGAATTCTACACGTTATGTGACGTTATGGTAAATAAATGTTGGTTGTTGAGATACGGTGGCTTTGGACCTTTATTGAATAAAACTCAGATAACGTTCAGCTAACATTATGTTTATAATTTACCATCGGTGATTAACCCATACAACTTGTttacaataggtttgttccaacacgaccgagaaccgtcacgaaacggtaacgcttctgcgcagtaaacaaaatccgttccaacaaaaatatgatcgtcatcggatcgtccttgccactgttccaacaagaattgtgatctttcggtgacggtttcgtgatgatcatttcagtaatcgggcaaatgcataatgtgctggttggactgacttgcgcactaggatttaattctttaaagtttttgagccttttatcgactaaaagcacacaagctgtcaccaacaaaaatgacaaatatatgattaccgtcatgggacgataactgggcgatacaattacgaacatgcgcacaacaaacggtacaagtagtttcgtgacggtttctggaccgtccaaaagttcatgttggaacaaacctaataatatcTAAGACCTATAATACGAATGGGCGCGTTCACTAGGCCAGTGCGCTGTGTCAGCGCTTATACACTTGTATCCTTAAACTAAGGAGATACATAATTGTATATGCTCACGAAATTGTAAATCTGTGTACTAAGtaacaatattttcaacataCATAATTAATATTTCTCGTGATATTATTAATTTCCTTCTGGTGGGAATAAATCATTCAATGGTTCTGCCAAGTTATAATAAGGTAGTCCCAATAAGGGTATAATATTATCCATTCTTGAATTAAATTTAAGACACATCCAAGTTATCGTTGatagttatagtcggttcgctaaactcagacacaactggctagtgattttagtaagtaattttgccaattttggtaaCATTGGCCAAAAAAATAtcaactaaaatcactagccagttgtgtctgagtttagcgaaccgactatataaacAAAAACAACGAATCTCGTTTTAGGTTTAGTTCATAGAACAGGTGAGAACTAGAACACAAAACAAAACCCATCTATCACAGTGTCAAACGGAAAAATACCATTCACCAGACTGAAACGTAGTTTTAAGCGCTGAAACAAAGCTGTTCAGTTGAAACGTAAACCAATTATTTTTGGTGAACGCGGCCAATGTTACGCAATGCTCGAGCCTAATAACAAATACCGATCCCCTGTCTTTGTATTCTTTATTTATACCCATCAATAGATTACAACAGCACGTCGAGTTCAATGTCATGTTTATTTCAGTACTATCGCGTTAAGGTTAATACGAGTTAAAACAATAAAAAGTTATTCGAAATTAAgcgtaaaatatattttttacagaACGTTATAATATCACTACAGCGTGTCCTTAACAAAACATAGAACCAACCTGTCAATTATGGAAGAGCTTCATACAAAAGACAAGCTATTAAAAAGGTAAACGTAAAATTCGAAATTAAGCATGGGCAGAAGGCCGAATGAAGACTGATGGGAAAATATTTAGCCGTTCACCTGGCATAGGATAGAAACCAATATACAGCAAGCTAACAATATTTAGAGTGTCTCCAACAAGGAGTGAGGAGGAGGAGATATTATGATAACAAATTTTCCTAAATCTTAGTGGGTGGGTCGCCTTCTCTAATACGCAATTACACACATTTACCTTGGGGTTTCCACAGCATGAGTTCTCATATGATTAGCTAATGATTTTTTGGTAACAAACTGTTTGTTACAAATTTCACAGGAGAATGGTTTTCCCCCCGTATGAGTTATCATATGATTAGTTAATGATCTTTTGGTAACAAACTGTTTGCTGCAAATTTCACATGACAATGGTTCTCCCCCAGTGTGCGTTTTCATATGTTTCGTTAAGAGTGTCTTGGTAACGAACTGTTTGTTGCAAATATCACATGTGAAAAGAACATCTCTAGTGTGCCATTTAATGTGTGAAGTTAAGTCAGATTTCAATGCAAACCGTTTGGAGCAAAGTTCACAGGGGAAAGGCCTGTCTCCTGTATGCCTTCTCATATGTATTTTTAAGaagttttttgttaaaaattgtttaggGCATAGTTCACACGGAAAAAGTTCTTTCGTATGCATCCTCATATGTACTTTCAAGGAAGAATTGTTGAAAAATCCTCTGGAGCAAACTTCACATTTAAACGGTTTTTCTTTGGTATGTATTCTCAAATGAGATCTCAACGAAGAATTTGTAGTAAATTGTTTTGAGCAAGTTTCGCATGAGATTTCTTGGTATGGGAGATGCACTGTCATGTGTTTTTTTAATCTACTACTTGATGCATACTTCTTAGGGCAAATTTTACATTCGTAAGGCGCTTCTTTAGTGTGCTGTCTCATATGAACCTTTAAATTCGAACTTGTTATACACGGTTTAGAGCAAACTTCACAGCTGAAGGGTTTCTCTCCGGTATGTACTCTCATATGCACTTTTAATGAGGACTTAtgtgaaaaatgttttaaacaaaccTCACACTGAAAAGGTTTTGCGCCCGTATGCAATCTCATATGGACGTTGTAATAATGATTGTCTACAAATTGTTTGTAGCAAATCTCACACGTGTAAGTTTCTCCAGTGTGCCATCTTACATGTCGTGTTAAATTATCTTTGTGTAAGAATGTTTCGGAGCAAATCGCACATGTGAAACGTCTTTCTCTGTTGCCTCCACTGTGCGTTATCATATGCGCTTTGAATTTGGAACTTCCAATAAATTGTTTGGAGCATACTTTACATAAAAAAGGTTTTCCGGTGTGCCGTCTCATATGCGATTTTAAAGTAGAATTTGAAAAATACTCCTTGGGGCAAAGTTCACACTTAAATTTTTTTCCAGTATGAGTCCTCATATGCGATTTTACTTCAAAATTAGTTCTAAACCGTTTCAAACAAACTTTGCACTTAAAAGGATTTTCTTCATCATCATGCCGTTTTTCTTCACCATCATGCGACTTCATATTATGTCTTTTTAAATTACGTTCTAATGAATACTGTTTGGAGCAAATTTCACAAGTGAATGAATTATCAACAGTTTTTGTGTCCTCTCCTACGAAGCGTTTGTCTGAGTTCAAATCACTGTTAGCATCATTGTGTATTTCTTCAGAAGAACCTAAAAGTATAAATActcatttttttaatttgctgtTCATGATAAAGCAGGATTAGATGTAATAGGACAACATATAGACATATAGcctagtgtaggaaacagaggttgaaccttgcagaGTGGACACAAgtccagttttattttttttttctggtatatcaagggatgcttattatggactaactttttcttaaaaaatttcgccccggaaccccccttttcacccctttaaagggggtaatttgtggtttttgaggaacgtagcccttcctgtaccttttgcaaaaaatttctttaatagaaatatgaagaggactatattttctacggtttatttcccaacagcatatgtctatcacccaccgtttagtgggGGGTGGGGCcttaaagttgacaagtttttaaaaaagatgtttttaaaaaaatgatttttctttaACTGTGATGGAAATTAGGAAGAAATCCtgctagtccagaaagccactgcgcatccgctaggaaaaatattgtaattcggattttttgcacaatcttactcaaaaaggacttcttttaacaaatttgcatgttgccaggaccaaaaggtggtcaaaaaatttttaaacgttttttttttgtttttttcctaaaattattttttttgcatggaaaaaagtttttttagattttttggatcattccaaacagaaaaggtctttagtgacttttctctaaagttgatagtttttgacatataagcgattaaaaattgaaaaattgcgaaatcggccatttttaaccttcaaaaactatgtgaaaaactgaaaatttgaatgttgccaaggtggGTAGATatcctttaaacatcgattgatgaaatcccgaagagttttttgcaatacaatatcaaaaacccctttgttttttaattgccaatcaagcgtgcgcgacactattttccaccgacagtatggtgcaaatgaaaggaataaattcgttatttcgtaaaccggcgactttaaggaaaaatcccgaaacaggtcgatttttatttttaagttatgatattgtgacatatatggtatactagtgacgtcatccatctgggcgtgatgacgtaatcgatgatttttttaaataagactatgggtcgtgtgctagctcatttgaaaggttcttcaattctctattcagtaatataaacatttatataactatttgtacagggtgttcaatattttaattttttttgtcaatttgccacatgatttaatttaataaaaattttttggacaccctgtataaataattatgtacatgtttatattactgaatagagaattgaagaacctttcaaatgagccagcacacgacccgtattctcatttaaaaaaatcatcgattacgtcatcacgcccagatggatgacgtcactagtatactatatatgccacaatatcataacttaaaaatgaaaaccgacctgttttgggatttttccctaaagtcatcggtttacgaaataacgaatttattcctttcatttgtaccatactgcatacacatgtaACGGTGGAAAAtaatgtcgcgcacgcttgattggtaattaaaaaacaaaggggtttttgatattgtattgcaaaaaactcttcgggatttcatcaatcgatgtttaatgAATATCTACCTACCTCGGCAACATtcatattttcagtttttcacatagtttttgagggttaaaaatggccgatttcgcaatttttaatcgcttatatgtcaaaaactatcaactttagagaaaagtcactaaagaccttttctgtttgtaatgatccaaaaaacctaaaaaaaatttgttccatgcaaaaaaaataattttaggaaaaaagcaaaaaaaaacgtttaaacaattttttaccaccttttggtcctggcaacatgcaaatttgttaaaaggggtcctttttcagtaagattgtgcaaaaaatccgaattagaatatttttcctagcggatgcgcagtggctttctggactatgcgacaattattcacaaataagtgactgattttttggtataggtttcacttaagggtaattgccctttttttaattacaggttgttacattttaaaaaacccctttttataccatctgaaccgtttatgataGAGTagaaagactttcagcgattacccatgtgctattactggtgctatttacaaatttgtataatgcacccccatttttccccggaaccaccccaaaaaaaaacaagaattaataaagaaaatgcttttcttggaatccttcacacacaatgccctttattaatatacttcatatatcattttgtgcacgttattattacccatgcatggacatcaaaagcgatttcctagtgcaacccctgtataaataaaatgggggggttgaaaaaaattttttttttgttttttgatccatatgggcatatgcttcatcaatagtgcttttcaaaaatatatatggttattgcaacatccctgcggaaaccacccctatccttgaaaatatactgcagaaactacccctatcccttggcgagcatgtttttacgattttctcattacctatgcattatttttaaacaagacttatacaaggttaaagaccactatttaccttaaaaattaggtcctattcatttttttcgtatgaGCAACCGTTagggcacagtggcgccgtaaacctcagatatgctttggcgggctccaatttttgtttttttttcgtcacctgttcgttttattgataaagtacttatgttaaataaaacaacacagtgtaacctacaaattatgacctatgcacatttttaattctttgcgccccaaagccacagtggtgacccaaaataaatttttgaatattttcgcCACACGCAATTtgttgcattaatgctaccttaatagcacaatattcacccttaagtggtcgctaagcagttgcggatccaggaaggggtgatggggcgatcaccccccccctctcaaacctagtgatattatatttaaagattataaaaatattcatttatttttatagaaatttagccaattggcacccccctcttaacgatgctgaatccgccactgtcgctaaagtacgccattcttataaaaataataatataagtatttctataaaaataagtgaatatttttataatctttaaatataatatcacttggtttgagagggcgGTGATCGCCTCCATCACCcttccctggatccgccactgcttagcgatcACTTAAGGGTCAATATTGTgatattaaggtagcattaatgcaataaaatgcgtgtaggtggcgaaaatatgcaaaaattgattttgggtcaccactgtggctttggagcgctaagaatgtaaaatgtgtataggtcataatttgtaggttacactgtgttgttttattttacataagtactttattaataaaacgaacaggtgacgaaaaaaaaagtaaagctggagcccgccaaagcatatctgaagtttacggcgccactgtgccgtaacggtcgcttatacgaaaaaaatgaataggacctaatttttagagtaaatagtggtctttaacgttgtataagttttgtttaaaaagaatgcaaagtaatgaaa from Diabrotica virgifera virgifera chromosome 3, PGI_DIABVI_V3a harbors:
- the LOC126881436 gene encoding gastrula zinc finger protein XlCGF57.1-like isoform X5; the encoded protein is MEKQEDTKSEVSNIKCETELEDNGVNNTEFPVTIKNELKQEMLLSDDDTTNEDSKNWFIQMNTAVTIENVKHEQIEDDSDLVNCKNFKSEPNIKKEENIIEEKQSQCGSSEEIHNDANSDLNSDKRFVGEDTKTVDNSFTCEICSKQYSLERNLKRHNMKSHDGEEKRHDDEENPFKCKVCLKRFRTNFEVKSHMRTHTGKKFKCELCPKEYFSNSTLKSHMRRHTGKPFLCKVCSKQFIGSSKFKAHMITHSGGNRERRFTCAICSETFLHKDNLTRHVRWHTGETYTCEICYKQFVDNHYYNVHMRLHTGAKPFQCEVCLKHFSHKSSLKVHMRVHTGEKPFSCEVCSKPCITSSNLKVHMRQHTKEAPYECKICPKKYASSSRLKKHMTVHLPYQEISCETCSKQFTTNSSLRSHLRIHTKEKPFKCEVCSRGFFNNSSLKVHMRMHTKELFPCELCPKQFLTKNFLKIHMRRHTGDRPFPCELCSKRFALKSDLTSHIKWHTRDVLFTCDICNKQFVTKTLLTKHMKTHTGGEPLSCEICSKQFVTKRSLTNHMITHTGGKPFSCEICNKQFVTKKSLANHMRTHAVETPRFL